In Leguminivora glycinivorella isolate SPB_JAAS2020 chromosome 20, LegGlyc_1.1, whole genome shotgun sequence, the following proteins share a genomic window:
- the LOC125237113 gene encoding uncharacterized protein LOC125237113, with the protein MRIIFILSILTSSIIAKTSKCHSCFMGVCYQRTKIFGGREATSTGDTYQITGQLAVDRNKDRNILYFHYVKNNIDYTGAYDLNNDISYTMGNISFSFARAVAPNGDVFMSGPKGIYKYNAASNTTILHGLKDSTIWHMQYKDKLYYNIHSEPGLNVLEKKALPISSLKSYMIEDFVLDKYGDIYFLANTTIYRLKHDSKEVKDIVDQIYLLTTDRNGNVYFAHTATSGIYKIDYSIDRIVSVGAFGGNGGTPLKFVFDNLNNVVYLDEDQALYFLRPTYRGCKVSSNVTGKGRMLSVYATDVWVAS; encoded by the coding sequence ATGAGAATCATCTTCATACTCTCAATACTTACCTCTTCCATCATCGCAAAAACTTCAAAATGCCACAGCTGTTTCATGGGCGTATGCTACCAAAGGACGAAAATCTTCGGCGGCAGAGAAGCGACATCTACCGGCGATACTTACCAAATAACTGGACAACTCGCTGTAGATAGAAATAAGGATAGAAACATCTTATATTTCCATTACGTTAAGAATAATATAGACTACACAGGAGCTTATGATTTAAACAATGATATAAGCTACACTATGGGTAATATCTCTTTTTCGTTTGCACGCGCGGTCGCTCCAAATGGTGATGTATTTATGTCTGGACCTAAAGGTATATACAAATATAACGCAGCATCTAATACTACAATATTACATGGACTAAAAGATTCTACAATATGGCATATGCAATATAAGGATAAATTATACTACAACATTCATTCAGAACCTGGATTAAATGTTTTAGAGAAGAAAGCGTTACCAATTTCAAGTTTAAAATCTTACATGATAGAGGATTTTGTATTAGATAAATATGGAGACATATATTTCTTAGCGAATACAACTATATATAGATTAAAGCATGATTCTAAAGAAGTTAAAGATATAGTAGATCAAATATATCTTTTAACTACAGATAGAAATGGTAACGTATACTTCGCGCATACAGCGACATCTGGTATTTATAAAATAGATTATTCAATAGATAGGATTGTAAGTGTGGGAGCGTTTGGGGGTAATGGAGGTACGCCATTAAAGTTTGTGTTTGACAATTTGAATAATGTTGTATATTTAGATGAAGATCAGGCGTTGTATTTTCTAAGACCGACGTATAGAGGATGTAAAGTGTCTTCGAATGTGACAGGTAAGGGACGAATGTTGAGTGTTTATGCTACTGATGTGTGGGTAGCCTCGTAA